TTGTATCATTATTTAAGTTTATAGTTAGTTCTAGGTGGATGTTTtagattgaaacttgaaaaagatgaagatcaaaattgtatcataattgtatcacaatttgtacctaaAACAATACatgatacaatactaatacaagTATAATACGATATTGTATCAGTTTAAGTTTAGAGTTGGTTTTAAGTTGTATCGTAATTGTATCAGAATTGTGTAAGAATTCTTTTAGGATTGTATCAAATTTGTATCTGAATTGTATTTGATGCATCAATACATGAAAGAATGCTTGATACAACACTGATACAAGTACAATACAATATTGTGTCAGAGTTATATTAGTTTTTAGAGTAGTAACGTGTATAGGTAGAAAATTTTCAGATTTCTATAATTACTGTGATGGATCTTCAAAATTGTATGAGATTGAAAATGTTATCGTACAAAGAATAACCATTTCTTTGGTTAAAAACTTTTTTTGCCcatttgtatttttcttgtggcTTCTTATACAAGAAGTGAGTATCTTGTATTGAGTTTTCGAGAAATTGGAAGAAAAAATTTGGTGAAATAATATCGGAAGAAGAAATTGCTTCCAGATCTGCGTAGAAGAAAAGGGAGGGAGGGGagtagagaaaaaaagaaaaggatataattcaatcccttaattgaaggtgCTAATAATAAGGTGAGAGCTTTTTAAGGGGGAATACATACAGCTTGTAGAAAAAACCTAGATACTTTTTGAAAACTACAAAACCTagagaaaatagataaataagtTTCTATTATAGTATACATAGGAAAAACTCCCTTTCAGAAATTAcgattgtttagtggctattaatttTATATAGCTACCATACATAtaattaggggtgttcatggttcgattTGGATCGATtgttccctaaaaagaaaccaaaccaagtaagtcggttcttcaaatattgaaaccaaaccaagccaattaagtcggttttttatcggttcggtttttgtcggttttggtcattttttcggttatttattattttctttcttaaatatgagacatacactaccaaacacatattccggatactacattttcaacgtaacactatcaaaccaattgctctttgagaaatctatcatttactaagatatattgataataattgaATCAAGTAGTGataaataatttaagtactcaattaaaaatcgattatttttgacatgaaataaattcttgtacttagcaaaagaaaactaccaatcaaactagaatgtaaaggtaaagaattagattattataatagtgAAAAACtagattaaaaatataaatgactaatatgtaccataaaattttagaaactttatatcaaaatattcatatatatatgtgtaataataaatttaaatatctacttctatagtcggtttggttcttttttcggttattttttgattaaaaccaaaccaaaactaaatttgatcggtttttaaaattcaaaaccaaaaccaaaaccaaaccaaacctaaaaagtatcagtttttggtcggtttggttcggttttcggtttggttcgattttttgggtttttatgaacacccctacacataattacttcctataactACTATTTAGTTCTTACGCGACTGTATTCGCtgtattcgcgctactgtattcatgaatacagtagcataaTTCGTCTAAAAAATAGGGGAGTCTAGCTGTGCGACTGTATTCGTTGTATTCGGGCTATTGTATTCATGATTACAATAGCAAAATTCGCCTAAAAAATAGGAGAGTCCAGCTATTTAATAACGAAAAGAGAATCAATTAGCGTGTATcgctcctaatttaactcaacaaaatcaattctacatAAATTTCGCTATTATGCGACTGTATTCACTGTATTcgcgctattgtattcatgaatacagtaataAGGGATTCCAGTTGTGCGACTGTATTCGTtgtattcgcgctactgtattcatgaatacagtagcgaaATTCGCCTAAAAAATAGGTGAGTCCAGTTGTTTAATAACGGAAAGAGGATCAATTAGCGtgtatcactcctaatttaaatcaacaaaatcaattctataTAAATTTCATTTCTACTATGATGTATTCCATATATTCGCgcgactgtatttataaatacagtgagATAAACAAGAAATATGGTGTATACCGTTCTATTCAATTCGACTGTATATATTGTATTCAATTCACTGATATTCATTATTCACCATTATGCATTATATTCAATTATTCAATTTGCCTATATTCAaagaataaaaaatcacaaaatacagtGATATTCGgctgtattaaaaaaatacagactttcagaatacaaaaatatatgcaaaaaataatatatttatacaaaaatataatatgtttgagtgtatttgtacataatataatgtatttgtatcattgtatgtgactaaaatagcaaagaagagaagaaagttcgtgAGAGATGGCTTTTTCCGGCTAAGTAAAATACTAtatacattgtattaaaactaaaaatggagacgAACAAAAATCCGGCCCTCAAATCTTCTCCGGCGAAGCCTTGGCTAGATCTGTTCGCCTAAGAGGATGAGCCAATAGTGGATGATGGTGCCGACGATTCTGACGCCGACAATCAAAATTGAGTGCTTTAGTGGGTATACCTTGTGTAACCCTCTTAGGAGTTGTTGAATCAGCCATTGAAGATGAAATTTGAAGTTTCTTCTCAAAACCTAATAAtggcgaaaattaaaaaaaaaagagtaaagagaaaaagaagaatggcAAAGTAATTTTGCGTGAACCGGCCAAAAGCTTTACCAATTACCACAAACTTTTGGAGCAAAAACGTAGATGATCATGTCTGAGAAATTTGTTCCTACAATCTTgctatgagagagagagagagatcatggagagagaaagaagaaagatcTTGTTGTGATTAGAGAGAGAACTTGTGttaactgaaagaaagagagaaaaaacatAAATAGTGTATTTCACGTCTCAACGGTAGTGTATAcaataaatacatattttgctataaaatataaaaggtagctatagataataatattttaaaatagtcttggtttataataaatagaaTAATAGTTTGGTATAGAAGGTAAAATTTCGGTAATATAACAGGCGACATATGAATGTACTGCAAAATAAGGACTTGGACTTGATCAGAATGCTACAGAGATCCTTCTTACTGGCCCAGACTAATATCAAGCCTCTACTAAAACCTGTTATGGCCCATCAGAAATCCTATCTATAATTGGGTCTGTTGCCTACAAACTCTCATACATATAAAAGTATTAGTTCAATGGCCTAAAATCAAGAAAGTTGTCTACTTATGTTAGCAGCTATCGTGAAGCTTGATTGTATACAATTTAGCTCACCTGTGACCATTTACATCATCTATCAACATATTACTATTCTATATTGCTCACCCTGTTTCTTGAATTGAACCATAAGTCCTGATATCACAGCATCCACTGttaaacaataacaacatgtaatATAACCTATTAAAAAAGGTGCTATTATTATGGTTGCCTTAGTTCTCCAAACCAACCCACCATTTATTTGGTTACCTTATTTTAAAGTTTCTTCCTTCTGACTTTGGCGGCATATAAAATCAGAAATAAACAGAGCAATGAATAATTTTCCGTCTATCATTATAACATACAAGGTTACATGGCCTAAAACACTCTGAACACGGAAAGATGATCATGAATGGTGGGTGGCATTGGTCCCAAAAGAAATGTCTAATTAATTGGAAGGTTACTATTATGGCTAGCCTAATTAGCAGCTTAGTAATGGAAGGGCAGCAAATGAATATGGTTTTGTCGCTTTTGGGCATAGTTGGTTTGCACAACGCATGATTATCTTTTTTGTTCTATGCAATGTCCTATTTTGCCCATGCCGATATCTTTGTTTCCTTCAATAAGCTGATCTtactgttttctttttctttgcaacCGTGTAAAAGTCACCTAACCCAACTTTGCATTGACCAAAATCTCTTGAATATCCTTTCTACTATCAATTTATTCGGAATCCACAAGTTCGACTAATTTGAATTTTGCACAATAGAAAGCTCAACCATTGAAAATAATGGATTTTAAAAGCTAGAGCATGAAACCTTTGGTCTGGTCAAGAGTAAAAGAATAATTATCATTCCACCGCACCATTTAGCGGCTTTCCTTTCTACTTCAAATGCACCGAGTGTAAACAAGTAGTAGGAATTAAGCAAGAACCACAGAGTCCCCACTTTTATATTTGAACTTCTTAGGTTTTATGTTCAAATTGAACTCACCCTCAACATAATAAAAACATCCAACATTTATACAAAGCATTTTGCAATATTACTAATATAATGCTACAAAGAAACCAAAGATAATATATGAAATATGCTACTCAAAACTCTTGGGCGAACTCAGCAACCTTTAATCGCCTGGGCAACCAACCAACTCCCAAGTCTTCACCTTTTCAAACTTCCTTGTCAACATACTTAATAAACGCAGTAGTTGCTTATGATCAAGAACTAAAATAGGAGAGTAGAGAGAACTCTCctcctcttatatatatatattcttttcaCAAGATATCCAAGATTTGGTAGCACTAAGGATCCATATTAATCCTCAAGAACAGACACTTAATTCCCAAAATGTTAAAGTTCTTTCATCACAGAGGCTCCTGCATTGTTACAACTATTGGACTTTTCACCTCATGCTTCCCATCTGACCAAACTAATGAACCACTTTTCACTATTGAACTCCCTGGTGATAACTTCACTGCTTCAGCTTGTACTCTAACCAGAAAATTAAGCTTCTGTCCCACTCTCCTAAACGCCAATTTCTCCGGCTCCACTGTCACCACCATACCCCGTGGTGGCTTCACTGTCACCTTGTACACAGAAACTGGATCGCCGACGTTTGTCACAGACCTAATGAAGTGAGTGGACAACTTGTGCTTTCCGTATTGTTGAAACACAGCTGAAAGCGAAGGGTAATTCAAATTCCCTACATGGCCTGCTCTTTTTGCCCCGCTACAATCTGAATACTTCCTTGTGACAACTTGAACATTCTTGGTTGTGTAATTTGAATTGCACAAGAAATCGACGTAGTCATAGGAAGTTAAGTCATAAATCAAACCAGGGTCCATTGCTTTTTGAGGATGCACATGTCCTGCCCCAAAATCCATCACCGTTGATGAATTACCAGTAGATTCATCCATCATAATTTGTCCCCGATTATCCACTGTATATGCAGTTGTCATCAATGCCGATCTTATAGCCGCCGGGCTCCATCCCGGATGCGCAGCCTTCAACAATGCTGCCAGCCCAGATACATGTGGGCACGCCATGGAGGTCCCGCTCAAAATGTTGAACTCTGTTCTCCGTTTATCCGACGGAATCCCACTTGGCCCGACGCCATCGGGCCAAGCTGCGAGAATATTCAATCCAGGTGCAATCACGTCGGGCTTTAGAATTTCCGGTGTTTCAGGATTTGGGCCTCGGGCTGAAAATGACGCTACAACTGGAGCTGGCTTCACATTTACAATTGTGCCTCTGAACACAATCGTCGCCGTTGGGGGTGACTTGGACTTTAATGCTGTAGATATGTACCTCCTTATTTCATCACCGGCGGATGCTCCAACTGACGTTGCCGGTAACACGTGGCAATCAGCTACCAATCCTTCCCCATCAAAAATCCCGTTTGCTAATATCATCCCTATTCCACCTGCTTTCTTCACCACTTCACCTTTTACAGCTCTCGAATTGACGCCTCTGTCACATAACACAACTTTGCCTTGAACGTCATTAGGGTTTAATGAACCTTCCAAACACAATGAAGACGAATATCCATCACTACCTTCACTCCCGGCGTAAATTAGCGGGTAGAGTTTGTGAGGAGCTAACGTCGGGCCACCGTAGATGCTAACTCCAGGAATTATTTTCCCATTTCCCAGTTTCACGTCCGCCGGAAAATCACGGTCGATTGTTCCGGCACCGACGGTGGTGACCCAGGGAGCTACATTAGTTACTGTGAGGCCTCCTGGCCCGCCGTTTCCGGCGGAGGCAGAGACGAAGATTCCGGCATCATTGGCGGCAAATGCGGCAATGGCGATTGCGTCGAGGTTATAAGGAACCACAACTCCACCAACACTAAAAGAGATGACGTCAACACCGTCAGCAACGGCGGCGTCAAAAGCAGCGAGGATATCAGCGTCGTAGCAGCCTGAAGCCCAGCACACTTTGTAAGCAGCTAAACGAGCTTTTGGAGCCATTCCAGCAGCAACACCACGCGCGTATCCGAGAGTAGACGCCGGAAATACGTACCTCCCTGCGGCAATTGAGGCTGTATGGGTCCCATGCCCATCGGAGTCTCTAGGAGATCGATTCTCTACAGTTTCGTTCATTCTCCCATTCGTAGCCTCATATCCCTTGGAAAAATATCTCGCTCCGATCAATTTCCGGTTGCATGAAGTCGCCGGAAAGTCTTTGCCAGCCACGCATTCGCCTTTCCATTTAGCCGGAACCGGACTAAGATCATGATCATTAAAGCTCTTTCTCTCAGGCCAGATCCCTGTATCAATTACTCCGATTACAAGGTCCGACCCGAAATCCGATTCCTTAAGCAGCCCAGCACTGTCCGTACTAGTCAAGCCTAGAAATTCAGGGGATCTCGTGGTTTGCACGTGCCTAACTTGTTCAGGTATAACAGCAAGAACCCCAGGTAATTCCTCAAGTTTTTTAGCATCCGAAATCAATAATTTAGCAGAAAAGCCATGAAAAACATTACTGTAAGTGTGAATAATACGATTTTCAGACGCAACCCCACCAGATTCTAGCGAGTGGATATTTGTAGAGAGGGATGTGAGAGCCGATTCATACCAGTGCTCATGGGTTGGAAATATCGAAGGTTTTGCATCGTGTTGAACGTGAACTATAAATGTTTTTGGGTTATTCACATTTgatgaaactgaaactgaaactgaacctGTAATtgcgaaaaaagaaagaaaaaagtacAGAATGGAAAATGCCATGAGAGAACCTGTGGAGCTGCAGAAAATAGGCGGCAAGTATAATAATAATGGAGTGAAGTTtcatataagaagaagaagaagagtgaaAGTGCAAGTGGTTACAGTACAATATAGAGAGAAAATAGAGGGAAGTCTGGTACTAGTACAGAAGCTGAGGTGGAGAGAATGAGTGGATAAATTGGACGTAAGTGAAGTCATGTTTTTTAAATAGAGAATTTTTagactttcttttactttttggtAGGAGGAGAAAATAAAACTTAGCACTACAGTATTTTATTGTCTGTGTCAATTCTCGAGATTTGCAATGGTGGGGATTTGCTGTCTTGCTTGAAATTTAACAGCCTTTCTTTTCTGTTCTGTTGATACTAGGTGGGCTTTTGGACATAAAAAATTGTAAAATTCTAAAATAtggctaattttttttttaagtgaatatgatatttaaaatttagagttctatttgtaaatgaatataattttgggttgtttttgaagttttgtgagtaatttgagtgaaaattttaaaaaacagcgttttaaagttttttaaattttcaaaatacatattcaagtgaaaattaaaaattttataaacatgatttaaaaaataaagcGAAATTTTTTTGAAGAAAGAGAAATgtttttttatgtccaaacgggctccaGTAATTTTGTTTTTCTATACTACTATCTTTTTCCGATAGGGAAAAAATCGAATTCACTATTTTAAACTCATCTTGAATTTTGTGGAACCCATGGCACTATTATAACTTTTTTCCCCTTCAATTTCAAAGAGACAACAAGTGTCCCCCAccatttaatttaaaaagaatgTGAGAAGTCAAGCCATTTCGAGCACTATTCTTAGGTTTGAAATTTATTGATGTGTCTCAATTTTTATGACAAAAGGTGTCAGGAGCACATGGTAAAATAAGACTATATCGTTTTGGTCATATTGGTGGATTTTTAAATGTATTGATATATTAGCGTGAAATCATGGTGAATTAAGTTATTGAAATAGAACAAGGTAGACTTAACTAAAAGAAAGTTATCTTAAAGATTTACAATCTCAGAACAAAAtaggagtaaataatttatataGACATTATTATGGTTGAGAATATACTGTAGCATTTTTCTTCCTGCCATTCTCATAAAGCAATTCCCAGTCCCACTGTCCACGACAATACGGTTAATTTATAGCAAGTGTAATTGTGGATTATCATTAGCCATTTCCCCTCTTCTTCCAAGGCTACAAAAAGTATACTGTAAATATCAGCTTCGAATTTCAAATTTGTAGTTTTGCGTTCCCTTTTTTAAAACTAGTAATAGCTTTAAATGCATCTTTAGAGACTAAACTGTATTAAATCAACATTCTAATATTTAATCATCATAAAATACTATAACTTGATGCAAATAAATAGTGGAGTATTTTCtttcttaggggtcgtttggtagaatGCGCtagataaaataatgcatgcattaactttGTATATTAATAATACCTTGTTTGATGTACTTTTTGAATATATGCAAGTATTAATTATGCACCaaatttggtattatcctatgcataactaatgcataagaAACTATGATATTAACAATGCGGTGGGTTTTAATGCAAACATTAgctagttaaagacaaaattgtccttcagAATTTCTGATATCGTTAAAATATGctattatattaatgcaagtttgaaattatcaaataattttttaaaaaccttTTT
This DNA window, taken from Nicotiana tabacum cultivar K326 chromosome 4, ASM71507v2, whole genome shotgun sequence, encodes the following:
- the LOC107784303 gene encoding subtilisin-like protease SBT1.5, which encodes MAFSILYFFLSFFAITGSVSVSVSSNVNNPKTFIVHVQHDAKPSIFPTHEHWYESALTSLSTNIHSLESGGVASENRIIHTYSNVFHGFSAKLLISDAKKLEELPGVLAVIPEQVRHVQTTRSPEFLGLTSTDSAGLLKESDFGSDLVIGVIDTGIWPERKSFNDHDLSPVPAKWKGECVAGKDFPATSCNRKLIGARYFSKGYEATNGRMNETVENRSPRDSDGHGTHTASIAAGRYVFPASTLGYARGVAAGMAPKARLAAYKVCWASGCYDADILAAFDAAVADGVDVISFSVGGVVVPYNLDAIAIAAFAANDAGIFVSASAGNGGPGGLTVTNVAPWVTTVGAGTIDRDFPADVKLGNGKIIPGVSIYGGPTLAPHKLYPLIYAGSEGSDGYSSSLCLEGSLNPNDVQGKVVLCDRGVNSRAVKGEVVKKAGGIGMILANGIFDGEGLVADCHVLPATSVGASAGDEIRRYISTALKSKSPPTATIVFRGTIVNVKPAPVVASFSARGPNPETPEILKPDVIAPGLNILAAWPDGVGPSGIPSDKRRTEFNILSGTSMACPHVSGLAALLKAAHPGWSPAAIRSALMTTAYTVDNRGQIMMDESTGNSSTVMDFGAGHVHPQKAMDPGLIYDLTSYDYVDFLCNSNYTTKNVQVVTRKYSDCSGAKRAGHVGNLNYPSLSAVFQQYGKHKLSTHFIRSVTNVGDPVSVYKVTVKPPRGMVVTVEPEKLAFRRVGQKLNFLVRVQAEAVKLSPGSSIVKSGSLVWSDGKHEVKSPIVVTMQEPL